TCACCGATAAGGCGCTCTGTTAAAGAGTCACAGCTTTCACCATTCTCGTTCGCGCGCTTGATGATTTTATCATCAATATCCGTAATATTGCGGACAAAGGTAAGATCATAACCTAGGTAACGCAGGTAACGAGACACTACGTCAAAAGAAACGAATGTACGACCATGACCGATATGACAGAGATCATAGATGGTGACTCCACAGACATACATGCCGACTTTGCCAGCATTGATTGGTTTGAATTCCTCTTTCTGTCTTGTGAGTGTGTTATATATCTTTAACATGATCTCTATCTGATTATTTAGGTGAAACAAAGTAGTGGTTCAGTATACCAATATGCAAGCCATTAGGTCATCCCTGAAATGTTTAAAAAGACGTCAACAAACTCATTAATCCCTCCTAGATAGACACTTTTCACGTATAAAAGTGGTAAAAGTTCATATAGAATTCAGACTTTAAGTCAAAGTCATAAATAAAGGACATCATCATGATCACCCTTCACACTAATTTTGGTGACATCAAAGTTGAACTAAACGAAGAAAAAGCACCAGAAACCTGCGCGAACTTCCTGCAGTACTGCCGTGATGGTTTCTACGACAACACATTATTCCACCGTGTTATCGACGGTTTCATGATCCAAGGTGGCGGCATGGAATCTGGTCTGCGTGAAAAAGCAACTCGCGCTCCCATCAAAAACGAAGCAAACAACGGCTTAAGCAACAAAGTAGGTACGCTGGCAATGGCGCGTACTATGGAACCTCATTCAGCAAGTTCACAGTTCTTCATCAACGTGAACAACAACACTTTCTTAGATTTCCGTAGCGAAAGCCTAGACGGTTGGGGTTACTGTGTATTCGCTGAAGTGGTTGAAGGCATGGATATCGTTAACCAGATTAAAGGCGTTAGCACTGGCTCTCAAGGCATGCACCAAGACGTACCTCTTGAAGACGTTGTGATCACTGGCACCACAATCGAAGAATAATGATTGTGAGGGAGAGCACATTGCTCTCCCTCCTTCTGTCTTCAGGCTCAGAAAATATGACCACACTATTTATCGCAGACCTCCACCTCTCCCCAACCACACCAGACATTACTGATTGCTTTATCCGTTTTATGCGTGAAGAAGCCATTCATGCAGATGCGCTGTACGTACTCGGTGACTTATTTGAGTTCTGGATTGGCGATGATGATAGCTCTGATTTTGCTAACCAAATTCGTAACGAGTTTAGGCATCTTACCTCTTCAGGTACTCCATGTTATTTCACCCAAGGTAATCGTGATTTTTTAGTCGGAAAGCGCTTCGCTAAACAAACTGGCGTGACCTTGTTAGGCGATGAAACCGTGATTGATTTGTATGGTAGAAAAACCGTCGTGTTGCACGGAGACACGCTATGTACTGAGGATGTCAAATACCTACAGTACCGAGAGAAAGTGCATCAACCATGGCTACAATGGATATTTAACCGTATTCCAATGTTCATCAAAAAGAAGATTGTCGCTAAAGTTCAATCTGACATACGTTCTGACAAGCAGACCAAATCCCTCGACATCATGGACGTCACCCAGTCAGAAGTTGAAGCGGTGATGGCAAAACATCAGGTAGACTTGATGATTCATGGTCACACTCATCGCCCTAATGTTCATGTGTTCACAGTTCAAAATACTGAAAAAACTCGTGTTGTTTTAGGGGATTGGTACACTCAAGGCTCAGTTCTGGTCTATGCTAAAAATAGCTTCAAGTTGGAAGCGAGGCCATTTAAGGCTTCAATAAAACAAGCCAACTAATCTCTCTTGCTTATTGGTTGGAATTCGGCCGATTTTATGACTAATAAGACGTTGGAATTAGGTTTTGAAAAACTCTTACATAGCCAGACAACCCATACTAAACAGAGATAAACAAACTGTAGGGTACGAACTTCTATTCAGGGACGGTCCTAAAAACACCTTCCCTGAAATCGATCCTGAGCTCGCAACCAGTCGTTTATTGTCTGACCACTTTCTTAGTACGCATTACGAAACACTCGGGGACAAATTGGGGTTCATTAATTTTCCCTACCAAAGCCTCGTTAACAAAGTCCCAACCATGTTTCCCAAGGACAATATGGTTGTTGAAGTGCTTGAAGACTGCCCCCCCACACAAGAGTTATTGGATGCAATCAGAGAGATGGCAAAAATGGGGTACAAAATCGCACTGGACGATTTTATCCCGAGTAAAGAGTGGAAAGCGTTCTTACCCTATGTTTCTATCATCAAGTTTGATATCAGATTAGTGCCCATAGAGAAAGCCCGCTTATTTATAATGAAGTTAGCAGGCTCTAATATTTTGTTCTTGGCCGAAAAAGTAGAAACCTATGAAGAGTTTGAACAGGCCAAAAAAGCGGGTTTTGAATACTTTCAAGGCTATTTTTTTAGTAAACCCGAAGTGTTGTCACGTAAAGCACTAGAAGCCTCTTTCATTACCGTCATTCAGCTTATGCAAGAGATTGCCAAAGATGATCTGGACTATACAAAGATAGAGTCCCTGATTAGTAAAGACGTTAGCCTTTCCTTTAAACTGCTGTCTTTTGTTAATTCTTCATCCATTGTTCAGACGCAAATTCAATCTTTTAAACAAGCACTGGTTTATTTAGGCGAAGAGAAGCTACGGAAGTTTATTTCATTAGTTTCTCTGGCTTCCACTCAAGACAATAAGCCTGACTACCTTTACAGCTTATCGATACAAAGAGCGCGATACTGTGAACTACTGGGCTCAAAAATGGCCACCCAGCCTGAGTCTGGCCAAGCCTTCCTCACTGGAATCTTTTCCTTACTTGATAGCCTACTCGATAAGCCCTTAGAACAAATTGTGAACGAAATCCCCATCGATAAGTCAGTAAAACTAGCGTTAACACAAAATGCAGGCATACTAGGCAAAATTCTTATGTTAACTGAAGCGTACGAGCTGGCAGATTGGGAAGAGGTATCGCATCTTTGTGAGTCTTTAGGACTCAAGCCACAAGACCTAAGCGATTGCTATGAAGAATCACTAAAGTGGACAGCCGATCTGCTCTCAGTTTCAACCAAATAACACTTCGTCGGAGCCGTCATGAAGTACTGCCCTTGTGGTAATAACAAGGCATACAGCGAATGCTGTGAGCCTATTCATCTTGATCACGCGAAAGCAACCACACCAGAACAATTAATGCGTTCCCGTTATAGCGCCCATGTAAAGCGTCTCGTCGATTATGTCATCAATACATACCATCCGACTTGCCAAGCCAGTGAGCAACGTGAGGGCATTGAACAGTCGGTAGAAAGCGATTGGTATAAACTGGAAGTCACGAGTTGTGAACCAGGCTCTAATAAAGACGAAGGCTTTGTGTCATTCAGAGCCTATTTCAACGAGGAAGGTGTACAACACTGCTTGGAAGAACGTTCGCGCTTTGTGAGAGAGAATGGGCTTTGGTACTATATTGATGGGACATTTCCCAAACCTGAGGTCGATTCAAGGCTGACTCAATCAGTCAAAAATCTCAAAGTAGGACGCAATGATCCATGCATTTGTGGCAGTGGTAAAAAGTTTAAAAAATGCTGCGGATAAAATAGTATTGAATAATGAAAAAGCAGGGCTAGTGTGTCCCTGCTCTTTACATTTCATCAGCGATTAAGAGTCTTTATTCGGGTTGACTCTCATTATATCGTTTTGATCTTGCTTGAATTGCTTTTTCAGTTCTGCTTTAGATTTAAAACTGATCTCTCCACCTTGAGCCACTGTCATATGCTGAGCTTCCGAATTATGTTTAGATTGATACAACATCACAGCTTGCATACATGAATCTCGCTGCTCCTGAGAAAGTGATGTACCCTCAGGCCACTTCCCCGTTTCTACAGCATATAATAGACGCTCATATGCCTCTGGTGTAATGGCATTAATTAACTGCTCTGCGTCCATGGTCTATCCTTAAGTTGTAACTGAGATGGAAAGAACATAACTGGCTGGCATTCTGAGTCAAGATTGCACCAAAGAATAAGTGTAACGGATCACAAGCAAATCAAAATATGAAGCATATAAAAGCACTACTCATCTTTAGCATGCCCATAGCATTAATAGGGTGCTTCGAAAATCGTCAGAATACTGACAAGCTGTGCGCAGATAACCCGAGTTTACAATGCGAACGACTTAATATGAATGATGGTCAATGTCGAGTACCTCGAACTGATTTGATTTGGCACCGCTATGAAGTTTTAAAACAGCCCACCGATAGCAACATTATTGAGGAGTACCGTTTCCTTGCTGGATACAAAAAATGCCTTGAACTCGCTTCTCAAATCCAGCCCATTGAGCAAGCTGGACTTAAAGAAAGGCGGTTTAATGCTTTAATGAACTCAGGTGAAGATTTAGAAAAGTTAATCGAACGGATCCGTCAATCTAACTCCCCTGAATCGCTCTATTTTCTTTGGAGCCAAACCGGAGATGACCAAGCTCAGCGAAGCTTTCTACAATTAGAAGGCACTCCAGCCTTAGAA
This sequence is a window from Vibrio coralliilyticus. Protein-coding genes within it:
- a CDS encoding YeaC family protein, translated to MDAEQLINAITPEAYERLLYAVETGKWPEGTSLSQEQRDSCMQAVMLYQSKHNSEAQHMTVAQGGEISFKSKAELKKQFKQDQNDIMRVNPNKDS
- a CDS encoding peptidylprolyl isomerase — its product is MITLHTNFGDIKVELNEEKAPETCANFLQYCRDGFYDNTLFHRVIDGFMIQGGGMESGLREKATRAPIKNEANNGLSNKVGTLAMARTMEPHSASSQFFINVNNNTFLDFRSESLDGWGYCVFAEVVEGMDIVNQIKGVSTGSQGMHQDVPLEDVVITGTTIEE
- the lpxH gene encoding UDP-2,3-diacylglucosamine diphosphatase, translated to MTTLFIADLHLSPTTPDITDCFIRFMREEAIHADALYVLGDLFEFWIGDDDSSDFANQIRNEFRHLTSSGTPCYFTQGNRDFLVGKRFAKQTGVTLLGDETVIDLYGRKTVVLHGDTLCTEDVKYLQYREKVHQPWLQWIFNRIPMFIKKKIVAKVQSDIRSDKQTKSLDIMDVTQSEVEAVMAKHQVDLMIHGHTHRPNVHVFTVQNTEKTRVVLGDWYTQGSVLVYAKNSFKLEARPFKASIKQAN
- a CDS encoding EAL and HDOD domain-containing protein → MKNSYIARQPILNRDKQTVGYELLFRDGPKNTFPEIDPELATSRLLSDHFLSTHYETLGDKLGFINFPYQSLVNKVPTMFPKDNMVVEVLEDCPPTQELLDAIREMAKMGYKIALDDFIPSKEWKAFLPYVSIIKFDIRLVPIEKARLFIMKLAGSNILFLAEKVETYEEFEQAKKAGFEYFQGYFFSKPEVLSRKALEASFITVIQLMQEIAKDDLDYTKIESLISKDVSLSFKLLSFVNSSSIVQTQIQSFKQALVYLGEEKLRKFISLVSLASTQDNKPDYLYSLSIQRARYCELLGSKMATQPESGQAFLTGIFSLLDSLLDKPLEQIVNEIPIDKSVKLALTQNAGILGKILMLTEAYELADWEEVSHLCESLGLKPQDLSDCYEESLKWTADLLSVSTK
- a CDS encoding YchJ family protein, whose translation is MKYCPCGNNKAYSECCEPIHLDHAKATTPEQLMRSRYSAHVKRLVDYVINTYHPTCQASEQREGIEQSVESDWYKLEVTSCEPGSNKDEGFVSFRAYFNEEGVQHCLEERSRFVRENGLWYYIDGTFPKPEVDSRLTQSVKNLKVGRNDPCICGSGKKFKKCCG
- a CDS encoding DUF2989 domain-containing protein codes for the protein MKHIKALLIFSMPIALIGCFENRQNTDKLCADNPSLQCERLNMNDGQCRVPRTDLIWHRYEVLKQPTDSNIIEEYRFLAGYKKCLELASQIQPIEQAGLKERRFNALMNSGEDLEKLIERIRQSNSPESLYFLWSQTGDDQAQRSFLQLEGTPALETAEMQYALATFYTSRDLEKTVDLLNKSLELSEGKNLNTEIFKTLASITYQLDRKEQAYVWAMVAKRFDVPIIGSEQEMQILYGFSQEKYEQLDGIADTIENALESGSFQRNMVPSFN